The following proteins are encoded in a genomic region of Glycine soja cultivar W05 chromosome 17, ASM419377v2, whole genome shotgun sequence:
- the LOC114391563 gene encoding phospholipid-transporting ATPase 2-like, which produces MEILESLYSYNSLRPKLIEPKGQLLSIDGKTEEEVCRSLERVLRTMRITTSEPKDVAFVVDGWALEIALTHYRKAFTELAVLSRTAICCRVTPSQKAQVYFLPFYLHTACVILVSFN; this is translated from the exons ATGGAAATACTGGAGAGCCTTTATTCTTACAATTCCCTCCGTCCAAAACTAATAGAACCAAAGGGACAGCTTCTATCAATTGATGGCAAAACAGAGGAGGAGGTTTGTAGGAGTTTAGAGAGAGTGCTCCGTACTATGCGGATAACTACCTCAGAACCCAAG GATGTGGCTTTTGTTGTTGATGGCTGGGCACTTGAGATTGCACTTACCCACTATCGTAAAGCTTTCACTGAGCTGGCAGTTTTGTCAAGGACTGCTATATGTTGTCGTGTGACACCATCACAAAAAGCACAGGTAtattttttaccattttatCTGCATACA GCTTGTGTTATCttagtttcttttaattaa
- the LOC114391562 gene encoding uncharacterized protein LOC114391562 — MGSINGPKLPLVFEVQQMPHDLTTEGCPKNNFQNSCIFNKAPISAITNKKTYEEDTCVDKSNPQHESFIKRYSIKLASTSADLWMGIVLLFIDIMIALEILVRQVHGCKASGSQRKRLNRTMTDIIVLIPVTILMLIPVTAVGHAAILAAIKKYMTLNLLDIYF, encoded by the exons ATGGGAAGTATAAATGGACCCAAGTTACCTCTGGTGTTTGAAGTGCAGCAGATGCCACATGATTTAACTACAGAAGGATGTCCAAagaacaattttcaaaacagtTGTATATTCAATAAG GCTCCAATTTCAGCAATCACGAATAAGAAAACATACGAGGAAGATACCTGTGTCGACAAGTCAAATCCTCAGCATGAAAGTTTTATCAAGAGATACAGCATCAAGTTGGCATCCACAAGTGCA GACCTCTGGATGGGTATTGTATTGCTCTTCATAGACATTATGATTGCTTTAGAAATACTTGTAAGGCAAGTGCACGGCTGCAAGGCTTCCGGGAGTCAAAGAAAGAGACTAAACAGAACCATGACTGACATTATTGTGCTAATTCCAGTGACAATCTTGATGCTAATTCCT GTAACAGCTGTAGGCCATGCAGCTATTCTAGCAGCTATCAAGAAGTATATGACATTAAATCTTTTGGATATATACTTTTAG